The window CTCTACTCAAGCAGGGAAACACTGCTGGAAAGTCTTCAATAACGGTATGACACTGTTTCAGCCCACCACTTACACACACGCAAACCCCGCACGCACCACTTTGTGCACTCAGACTCTCTGAAGATAATTAATTTGATGATGTTGCCAGTTCAATCTGCTCTGTTCCTCATTtccatctcattttctctcaccttcttctcccacctctctgtgtgtctccccctcctccttttcttccctctcaccccaccccccacaccCCTCCAAAGGTGACAGCAGAGGAATTGTCTGGCAATGACGATTACGTTGAACTCTCCTTCAGCGCTCGCAAGTTAGACGACAAGGTTCGTGTGCGcctccaaaaacactgaaagtgtGTGGTTTTCCTGTAAATTTGAGCAGCATTAATATTCAGAGATATGAgttagtctgtgtgtgcgcacagtCAGGcaggtttatgtgtgtgtgtgtgtgtgtgtgtgtgtgtgtgaagaagtaTGTGGGTGGATGGCTGTGGGATTTCATGAAGAAGCAActcacacacaatgcacaggaGTGCAATCTGGCATTAGAGGAGGCCTGCTGAGATAGGTGGGCACCTTCCCCCTGACTCCACAATAGCCCCCTCCTATCTCACCcaccccaccacacacacagataactaTATTAATTTTCAGCCtccacgcgcacacacatacacgcacggCCACGGATGACTAATCCAAACAAGTTGTGCCTTAGGGGGAAAGATGGAAGAAAGCATGGGAGGGGTGGATAAATTGGAGAGCACAGGAGAGGGATGGGTGGAAGAAACaaggaagaaagggagaaaactGGGGTGAAATAACAATTCTGTTATTATATGAATGATTTATGGTGATCAAAGGCAGTTCTGAGGCAATGCCTTACGTGCGTGTTTTCCCTCTGAAGGATTTTTTCAGCAAATCAGACCCTTTCCTGGAGATCTTTAGAATAAACAATGACGGGACCGAGTCGCTCGTCCACAGAACTGAGGtaagcacaagcacacacaaacacacacgtgcgtTACGCGGCGTAAGATGTGTTATTTACCGCTTCATGCCTGCGATTAACAAAAACTGTGATGTTGTGTGCACTGTACGTTGAAGACGGTCATGAACAACCTGAGCCCGGTTTGGAAATCCTTCAAAGTTTCCTTGAACACACTCTGCAGTGGTGACCATGACAGGGAGCTAAAGGTGAGTCTGAACTGTAACTACTTTTCTGCAGGTCAGAGTAATAGCGGCATCATTTTATTTAACCTTAATCTGCAACAGTCTGAGCGCCTCGGCCACAGCACCCTTCGTTGTTTGAGTGCCCCCAGGGATACACGTGCTTATTTAGAGGTAAAGGCCAAACATCACCTGAAGGCCCGCGGGTGTTTCTTTGCAAGGTGTCTTTTTTGTGCAGCATACAAATGATGAGATTTGTAAAGCACAAGCATTGCCAAAATCCCACATAGCCTCAAGTATGCAACTGAATCAAACCAAGTCACAAAGCGCCCTCAACCGTCTCCTCCCATTTTCTTCTCCAGGAGTTGAGTTCAGGTCATGTGCCGCCTTTCCTGATGTCAAAGTGATATTTAAAGAGCCGGACGGGTGTGAAAGAGCTCAGCGGTCGTCCTAAACTCTCACCTTTACTTGCCGGAATAGATCTGCGCgtgcgcgtctgtgtgtgtgtgcgtatgtgtgaaAGTGGTGGCCGCACATCAGCTCCAAACAGTAATTCTTTCCCATGAATAAACATGAGCTTGTTCATTAAATATTCAAAGGCGTCTTAACTCTGCATGGCTCCTGACGGCAGGAGAAAGGGCTCGCACACTCGCGctcacaggcgcacacacaggcacacgcgCCACACATCGGCTATGGTTTCCAGGGCTACCTGTTTGAAGCGTCAGAGCAATAGTGAGAAATGGCAGGGCAGAGATTTCTATTCAGACCAGTGCTTCCTTTTCACCGGGCTCTTAACTGACCAATGCATAAATGCATAACCCTCCTCTgcagagtctgtctgtctcccccttTGTATGTTTCCCTCTCTGGTTCTCAGCCTCTCCACTTTTCTTGCCGTCCCTCTGttcctcccccctctttctctgtctcactctccgTCCTACAGTTAGTATTCAGTGAATGGAACGGAGgttcttcattttttcattaCTCTCCCGCACAGCTCGCAGCAACTTGAAGTGGAAGCAAGGCTGCAAAAGCCAGCGCACGCTCCCTCACATGCAGAAACGACAGACGGACACGCACGTGAACCACAAATGatcacacgcgcacacacacaggcaaaaaaaGCTGGCACTCAGCAGCTTAAGTGGGGGACAGGAAATAAGGGGATTACTGACGGTCATTGTTTTCAATCAAGCGCTGTTGGATTGGTTCCGATCACTTGTTGTGGGTGACCTCAGGCAAGAAGGTCACAAGGCTCAAGAGCAAAATTACTCATTCAAAGCCATTAAAGCTTGAAgcatttttgtctgtgtgtgtgtgtcaacataTGTCTCTATTGGCCAACTTTATTGAATATTATTGATTGTACAATCTCTGCAGGGCGGTCCATATATTGGTGCCTTTTGTCACCTTTTGAAATGGTGGGATTGTTTCGTTATCATGTGCTAAGCCTTGGCCCCCTGACCTGCACTTTTCACTGGTGATTGAGGCCATTTTTCTTGTCTAGTAGCTCctctgagacaaaaaaaactattacgcctaaacacacacacaaacgcacacacacacacacacacacacacacacacacacaaagctgtctCTTAAGCCACGTCCCTCTCAGCATCCTCAGATTAATATTTCACCGCTCTATTGCCCCCCCACCAACACCGCCTTATCAATCATTCAGCATGGCATTTCCCTGCATGccatgcgtgcgtgtgtgcgcgcgtgcgttTAGGCGAGAGTGTTGCAGCTACGCTCTAACCGAATGGCTGTGTGCGATTGTGTATGTTCTCAGTGCACAGTTTGGGACTGGGACTCTAACGGCAAACATGACTTTATTGGGGAGTTTCAGACCACCTTTAAGGAGGTGCGAGCAGAGCAGGAGGGCAAACAGGtaagcacaaacacacgcaaGTGCAAATTTCCACACACGGCCATCTGAATAAATTGATGGATGTTCTGTTTTGAGCCCACATGCGATCCTCCCGTCCTCGCACCGCACCCAAAGCTGCACCAGcattaacattaaatatgtgtgtgtttgtctagaTTCAGTGGGAGTGCATCAACCCTAAATACCagttgaagaagaagaattacaGAAACTCTGGTGTGGTCATCCTCAACCACTGTAAGGTAAATATCCTTCTCCTTCCTGCAGTCCCTCCCTGTTTGAGTCACACGTCAAtagggctgcaaataatgactactttttaaagtttccctgtggagttttctgaGAAATCAACAAAATTCATGTTTATATTCAGCGTTTCTCACCAAAGCACACAGCTTGTTTCCTTGTGGCGTATCAAACAAATTGAATTCTCCATTCATTCaacatttgcaaattatttttaatcCTGCACGCCCATGTTTGCTTGCTAGcagccttcttcttctctgccttcatTGACACATTTCTACACTTCCTGCTGTATTACTGTCACCAACTGTCAATTAAGGGAGTGGTGTGAAACGAGTGGCAGTGACGTGTGtcacgttgtgtgtgtgtgtgtgtgtgtgcatcctcaGGCACGACCCACTTCTTAAATTATCTGCTCCACAGcgctactagtggtcaaaaaacTGCACACGGTGCCTTTAATGTTTTGTTGATTAGTCGTttgctgtttaaatgtcagattACCATGAAAAATACCCATCATACcatttcccagagcccaaggtgacacCTTCAAATAGACTGTTTTGTTCAACCAATATTAAATTTGCAAGGAAATCAAACAATGACAAGCAGCAAATGCTCgtatttgagaagctggaaccagtaaatagttggcatttttgcttcagCTGCATCGACAGCCACATCCACCTCGTTCAGCTTTTATCATATTGCATCTTAAATTTCTCCATCTCCCCCCTGACAGATCATCAAAATGTATTCCTTCCTGGATTACATCATGGGAGGCTGCCAAATTCAGTTCACAGTGAGTTTTGTCACATATAATCTCCTCAGTATTAGCAGCAGCATGTCGTCGTTCGTGCCTACTCACGCTGCCTGagcgcatgcatgtgtgtcttgcTGTCCCAGGTGGCGATAGACTTCACAGCGTCCAATGGGGATcccagaaacagctgctccCTCCACTACATCCACCCCTACCAGCCCAACGAGTACCTCAAAGCGCTGGTGGCGGTAGGGGAGATCTGCCAAGACTATGACAGGTAGAGCTCACTCCATCAATCATCGTTTAGCTAATGCcgacacacattcaaacacacacatgcaaacacacgctAGATTCACCCTCTGAGGACCAAATCATTTGATGAAAGTGTGCATGAAGAGATTTCCACGTGTTCTTCATATAAAAAGTTGCATAAATCTCAAAGCCTTCATCCATCACTTATGTTTTCTCTCcgattctctctttctccagcgATAAAATGTTCCCTGCGTTTGGTTTTGGAGCTCTGATACCACCTGACTTCAAGGTAGGACACGCTGGATGAGTGTacgtgtgtttttgcagttgcAGGGGGAGCTCTGGCTACTTAAGATTTTAGATCCCGTCCAGGAGGCACAGCTTGCTTTTGATCAACATGAAAAGAGAATGCATCTGTCAACCAAAATTGGACTAACATGTTCTGCTGAGTGTTTGGTTTGACGTGGCGGGTAAGAGGCTCTGTGTTCTCTGCCCCACATGAAGGTTTCGCACGATTTCGCCGTGAACTTTGATGAGGACAATCCTGAATGTGCTGGTGAGCTATCAAACACACTTGACTCCTCGACTCACAGAAATCATCACATTCATACATCACAGGACCAGAGCAATCCTCCAGTATCGCTACTGCATgcctctcatctctccctcgCTGTCAGGCCCATATTTCTTCCTCTATATCTGCCCCCTCCCTCCGTTAATTCCTCTcacacatatgaacacacactggcatgcacacacacacagctgggagaATTGTCGCTGTGCTGCAGGAAATATTTCCGGCTCTAAgatacagagaaaaacaacactaatctgtatgtgtgaaatgGGCTTCTGTGCTGCTCTCCCCACGTAGCTGCGTTCCTGCcgtgaaggtgtgtgtgtgtgtgtgtgtgtgtgtgtcctataCAGGAATGAAAAATGCCCAGTCACGTCGGAATGCAATCACATGTGCAGAGTCTGACGTGTTTTAGCAGATACTTTTGCAAGTACGAGAACTTTGACTTGGCGAGGTCAGCAAAGTGCACTgcaacacacaggcagacagtaaacaagcagcaaaataacctgtgtgtgtgtgtgtgtgtgtgtgtgtgtgtgcgtgcgtgtgctgCAGGGATCCAAGGCGTGGTGGAGGCCTACCAGAATTGCCTCCCCAAGATCCAGCTGTACGGGCCCACCAACATAGCCCCAATCATCCAGAAGGTGGCCTCGTCCGCCTCCGAGGAGATGCACACCAAAGAGGccatggtgagagagagaatgagaaagtCTGGACCGTTTTATTTGTGTCGTTGTGAATGTTGCAATTTGCACTGGTGGACAGGGAGACAAGGGGAGACAAATAGCTGTGACACAAAGTGAGACATCAGTGGAGGATAAAGATGGGACAAGAAGAGGCAAAAGAGATGAATTGAAATGCGGGAGGGGGTGATTGATATTAATTTAATTCCAGTCATAAATTTTACAGCACAAATTCCTCTCTGCCTTAATGCCTCCCGCTTCTCTCTGGCTCTCCAGTGGATTAGAATGAGTTTTATTCAAATTAGCCCCTGAAAAGAAGCcacttttaaaacataaaattcaTCGAACATCTATTCCTCCTTCCccacatcctcctccctcccacccaCAAATTTCTCCCCCGTCCCACCAGGAATACTTCATCCTGCTGATCCTGACAGATGGCGTCATCACCGACATGGCGGACACGCGAGAGGCCATCGTGCACGCCTCCCACCTGCCCATGTCCGTCATCATCGTCGGCGTGGGCAACGCAGACTTCACGGACATGCAAATACTGGACGGGGACGACGGGATCCTTCGTTCACCGAAGGGCGAGCCGGTCCTCCGTGACATCGTCCAGTTTGTCCCCTTCAAGGATTTCAAACACGTGGGTGGCGGTTGGGAGGAGGGGTAAAGGGCGAGGGATACAAGTCTTGAATTTTTGGAAAGATCACAGAACTAATTCTCAAGGGAAGTCCGACAGCATCAAGACATACACAAATGAGGCACAATGTAAGAATGCAGAAGGACGGATTTCTGCACTAGGTGCTGTTTTTCACCTATTTTTGTACCTTGTGTTTCTACTTCTTCACAGCAAGCATAAGTGTAGTGGATACCACAAAACTTCAGAGCTCTCTCAAGCTGGGGAACAACATTAAAGAGAATAAGAAATTCGAGGTCTAGAGTATCTAGTCATGAAGGGTTAAGAAATTTCATATCAGGGCCACAAGCTTAAAACAACGGCTCTAAGTGGGGCTAAGTATCGCTTTAAGTGTTTCAATACCGTTGCCAGTGCAGCACCTGAGGTTATTTTTCCGCTTTTCTACAAacctccttttctcttcctttgttGAAACCAGAAAAATGATGGTGAAGAGCAGCGGCAGGCTAATAGCGGCCTGTGGGTTagatctttttttattcttaaaactGCGACATGCTCTACTGTAgataacgcacacacacacggctcgCAAGCATGCAACCCGTGGCTGCTGTGCCTCGTTCAGCACCAGGCTGCATGAACGGCGTGTGGTGGAGACATGAGGTAGAGTAATCTTAAAGATACAATCCACTTTTTAACTCGCACTCACAGTTATTCTGTAATGGCCACttgctgctgttcagcaaaCTTACACAGGATAgattttaaatggaaaaataacCCCTTGAGTTCgaacacatttttaattccTCGGCTGTAGCCTAGGTCCCTAACAGATTTAGGTCTCACAAGCACAAATAGGTGTCACTTGACatgctggagacttttttttaaaagatgatagcaacaacaacattttaattcaaGCATAAACCAAGTAGCTTTAACGTCTGCCGCTGGATGCAGTCCCAAAACTAACcaacacatcaaaacactgtAGAGGCCTGTATTTCCACCATCCTGTGAAATTTTGTCTGCCAAATGAACACGCTCCAAAACTTAATTGCTGAACTGTGATTTAGAGgaaatgtgtgcaaatgtgtgatCAAAGTAAACAGACTCAGAAACGTTAGATTCCAGTTTTCAAACCTCAACTGATTTCAGTACTCAGTGCTGCAGAGttaagtatttttttcagttactCAAAAAGTATCCACTTAGGGCAAGTGACGGCATTTAGAAAGTTCCACTTCAGcagtatctgtgtgtctgtgtgtgtgtgtgtgtgtgtgtgtcgggtgGGTGGCACGCAGTGCTGCATCAGGGGGTAACGTGTGTAAATGTGTGGGTGTAATATGCTTGGTGGACTCGTCAAAACGCATCAGCTATctcctcctgtgtttgtgtgtgtctctctctggtgGCATTAATTTTTTCCTGGCTTTGACAGAGTCTGTTTGGCTGGGGCTGCAATGGTGAGTCAGGTCTGTGACAGGTTGAGAAATCAACCAATTACCTCCCAGctaaacagaaagagaggggggagaatGCAGGACGGAATTGGAAAGTATAGTTTACCCAAAAGTacacagagagagtcagagaggagaggtgaagaaTAAATCTGGAGGaaccagaggaggagggcggagggagagaggcagcgCCCAGTGGCGGCGGCGGTGTTGGAAGGGGGTCAACGGGAGACCGGAGCTAAAGACAAAAGGGAGCGAGggagtgtgtgacagaggtggagaggtgATTTTCTGCTCTGTCGTTTCTTTTCAGAAGGGATTAGCAGGAcggagctgctgtgtgacaggcagagagggggaTAACAGGTAGataggagcagagagaggaagaaggagggtGGAAATGAGAGGGGGGGTCGCGGTGGGTGCACTTTGATGATGCATTGTCTCAGGGAATTATGTGAGACGGAGTACGACAGACTCTCTGACTTTGAGgattcagatgtgtgtgtggtgtgggaGTATGTGAGTGCATGGAGACAAGTGGCTGtcctgtacgtgtgtgtgattacagtatgtgtttgtgcgtgcgtgtgtgtgtctgtgtgtgtgtgtataggaatgttttccctcttttttccagTCCTGAGTATAAGTATAGTTTTTAGTCTTTTTGTATTATCTCAATATTTTGCACTTTTACTGTGCATTTAAAATGGATGGATTACTGTTAATtcaattcatcatcatttcGAAATCTAGAGAACATAATAGCTCAGAATTGAAGATATCATAATAAACACTCAGCTGGGATGAGATATAGACTACAAGGCTAATATGATTTAAATTTTACAACATGCATCCTAGCTATGAATGGCTCCCATTAATAATGTCAAGAAAAGGGTTAATCTATTGGTTTTAATTCAGTGCAGACGTTTCCAACacagttttaaaatgcagtAGTCCCTGTTAGGAAAACATACCTTTTCCATGAAGTGGTGAGCCTTAAGTTTTGTCAATGCACCAAAATAGGAGCTGGACTTTTTGAAATAATAGCAAAATCCATCGAGCTAGGACAACTGGACAACTTAGCATTGCCTCATACAGCATAAACTGCACCAATAGCTAAAGCACATAATCACAGTGTAAAGAGTCGTctttcatgcatgttttttctctttataaATAGACAAGATCTGATGCGTTTCTTTTCCTTGAGCACATACAAGCATATAGAACCCAAGCCAAGGTACTACGGGGCAAATACGTGAAAGCGGGGATGTTGTGAGGTTGTCAAATGAGCTTGTCTGATCACATCGGCCTCACTGGTCCAGACCTTTGACAGCATCTGGCCCAAAAGTAAATTCTAGCATTGTCAAGTCACGCATGACCGGTGaagtgtgtgcgtttgtgacctctctcctcctctctctgtctgtgtgtgtgtttctaggCTTCCCCAGCCGCACTGGCTAAGAGTGTTTTGGCAGAAGTTCCGAACCAGGTGGTGGATTACTACAACGCTAAAGGCATCAAACCCAAGTGCATGTCAGACTTCGAATCCACAAGAACCTTCAGCCCCTGACGATGGAATACATGCAGACATACacccaaatacacacacacatatatatataacatatatatactttatgtactgtataatacatatacacattgcaaaagcacaagcacacatgcacacaaacatgtacacatAACCATACTACATACAGTAGTCTAGCTCAGAGAATTAGCTCGTTCTGGTGAAACAATTTGAACTATTCCATTGATTACTATTGCATGTTTGGCCACAGTGGCATCACCTGGGAAATTATTACTATCTACTGTACATCTGAAAGATGTTTATAGAAATAAGAGCCGTCTTCTGAACCAGCATGCAGACTCAGACAATAGCCCACCCAAAAAAAGAATGACACTCCTACCTTATTCAGATAACTAGCAAGTACATAGGCCAAAAGATTTGTGGATAGGAAAGCCAAAATATGTGATTGCATAGCTGGAAATGCTTAGAATTAGCATTGCAAATGTTATTTATGGAATTGGTAGTGCCCCTGTTAGTGTACTGCATAAATGCATGCATAATTCAGCTCCTGCTAATATCCAATCTCCAGTAGCTGCTTGCTAGTTATGAAATAAAGTATCTCTGTCATTTGAGTGACATTCAGGGTTGTATTGGGTGTTTTGGGTTCTTTTCTACAGATTTTGTTGGAGATTTTGCTAAATGGAAATGAACAgaataattgtaataatttcTTATTAACCTTCTTACATTGTAAAGAGTTTGGGGAGGATAGCAAAGCGTGTGTGGTAGACACTCATCTGTGagctgaaaactgttttttttctgtattctgCATGTTGATTATAATAAAGACACTTTGGTTTTCTCATTTTAGCGTGATCTGAagtttgtgtgcacgtgttaatcatgttgtattttttgttcTCACACCATCACAAAAGGTGGTTTACCTCTGTTTTGGGGACAAAAAGCTGGTCACCACAAGGCAAACCATAAAATTTTCGATTGAGACTTGCTCCTTGGTAAATGTTAGAGTTAGATTTGGGTTTAGACATGTAGTGATATGGCCACGGTAAGATTAAGTCTCCAAGgaatttatgtaaaaaaaatgtactttccCAATTGACAAAAGCAGcgttgcctgtgtgtgttcagacatgCAATTAGGAGGtataaaaaataacaatggCAGAGCAGGTGGCTGTTTATTAGTTGATTTAGTTTCCTCTGCCCCACaagcttctgtctctctgtttaccACTGAATATGCAGACTATTTGTAAATGCACATCTCTCACGGACAGCCCTGCCTTGTTGTTGAGTGAACCAGCTTCCCACAGTTACCcagacagacattaaaatgcaaGAATAAATTATCTCACTAATCTCCATTAATTAAGGCCAACCAAAGTTGGGCTGTCCTGAGAGTACACTCCATACATGCCTCAGTCTCTGGCAGATCAGTATTCAAGGCATGAGCATCCTGATATCTCTTTCAAAGACCACCCACATCTGAAGAGTTAGACATGGACAGAGACTGAGAAATCAGCTGTGTAAAGGCTGAGAGAAACCAAGGAAAAATCATGCTACACCCTCTCTTCTATTCGGTTCTGTCCTGTTACATAACATATTTCTCTGAAGCTATATTCtttatctttaatttaattaaattagaCAATGAGACAATAATTCGTCTAATTCTAATTCTTAATTGTTTAATGTATTTGTATATTGTTATAATGCAAGCAATATCATCAATTGAGAAATCAATGGGACTTGTTTTTCTCAATAACTGCTGTATTAACTTGGTCAAAAATAGAGATTTAAACATCAAGATTTCTTtgacaactgggcaaactcCATCCGTTGACGAAGAGCACCTAATATAACAGAAAGCTCCAGAACTGCTAAATGGATCTTAAGGTGAAACTGTTGTCATTTGCTGTTCCAAGGTCATGAACTTTGAAACTCACCACGTATTATCGTTGTGTTGCCGTAAACAAATTTTATATGAACATGCAAACTTAGTACTTATCACTTTGTGGATTTtacatttagcagcttaaggTGCTGGCTAAAAATTATGACTGGTGGTTGTCCGGAACCTTTGGCATGAGCTCCAGTGCTGCGGAACTGTTTTGGTCAGGTACCGGAAGTAGCCAGGGTGACATTTGGGATAGGAAAGCGAAGGCATGGTTGTGCTTAAGTTGTGAGACGCCACGTCTTTTTAGTTCGTGTAGAGGTTTTTGATATTTATTCCTAAGTGTATAGATTAAAGAGCGAAATGGCGGCGTGGAGCTGTCGGTTTCTTCTTCAGCGGGGGACTCAATTCGTTTCTCTCCgagcagcagctgaaaggtggctaatgctaactgGCTAGTAGTGCTAATGTAACTGAGGTTAACTTGAGCATACTTTTTAGCTAAGCGAGGTTGATGTAGAAGCAGCGGTACAGTTTTGCAGATAAAGTATTGTCCTTGCTGTTTTTACCGAAGCCTGTTGCTTGATAATAAGTTAGCTAATGTAAACATTGTCTCAttaacaaatacagtaaaagcTAAATGAATTGTCTCTGAGTTAATAACCAACGTATGCTACTAATTAATTGCAAATATCTCATACGGTTCATCTAGATTTGTGATTTGGAGTAGCTTTAAGGTTAAGCGCGGTATTTGTATCATGttagtgttttcattgtgtAGGAATATTGATATTTTTCGTGAAATATTTGATGATTAATGTAGAGACTGTTCAAGTGGCCAACACTGATGAACCACTCCACAGTCCCTGTCAGTACACTGACAAATGAGTCATGTTTTTTATAGGCAGTGACATTTATGCACCTTAAAAGCCCAAACTGTCCGTGTGAATGTGTGGACCTGTCTGTTACTCATCAGCTAGGACACTGcagtgactctgcagcagcagattgcTAAACGACAATGTTGAACTTCAGTAaactaaaatgaacaaaacGTTAGCATGAGATCTGAAGCAGCAAAGTAAATTTCAGTGTTGGTTATGCAGTGAATACATTAGTGTTGGAAAGATGATTCTGACATCAGCAGACCTTCAATTAATTTAGCAAAAATGCCAAGACAGCTTTCCAAATGTGAAATTTTGCTGCATATCTCTGCTTGATATCATTGTAAAGTGAATATGAGTTTGGAGCTGTTTGTCCAGATAAGACCAAATAAGCTCTCCAAAGTCATCACCTTGAACTCCTggaaattacttttttctgacattttagtgacttaaaaaaaaacatcagttggCAGTGCAAAATAGTTggtagttgcagccctaaaagtttgtgcatatgtgtgtattttacgTGGTACTTGTATTGGTTGGACACAGTTGTGAGTATGTGTTCGGCCATCATTAGTGTAAACTATGGACATAACTGATGGTTTTCCTTGTAAATAACTGTGCTTGTTTCCCTAAATTTCTTCCAGTCCTGCCCATTTGGTGGGTTGTATTAGGACAGTAAAGACCACAACGTGGTTTGAGGAACACCTCACAGAGGATAACCAGGAGTACATGAGGAAGAGCATGGCAGAGGAATACAGAAGGCAAACAGCTGAAAAGCTCAACCCACTGAAAGATGAGCCCTGGCAGCGGCATGAGTGGACAGAGGGTGGGTGTTGTGATTAATGAGAGCTGTGTACATCATGACTCCTCTTCCCATTGGCCTTTAATCGACTTTTCATCTGTTCCTCTTCCCAGGTAGTCGAAGAGTTGGGTTAATAGCCGTGAAGCTGGGCATGGCCCCTATCTggacaaaaacaggagagagacatgTAGTCACcatgttacaggtgtgtgtttctgttttgccTTAGCTTTGCATCAAAGCAACTACAGGCATTCTTCAGGAATGATAATGTTTTTGTATGATTGTCATCCAAGATGACATGGCCAGCAGGTCAGAAAAGAAGTCAGATAAATTGGATTGTTCTGTGGATTGTGGCGGAAGAATAGCAAATATTGAACACCCGCAGGCTTTGATCGTGCATCTGAAATGCCTCAGTGTTCCTCAGCAAGTTCCTCCTCCTTTATAGCAAGGTGTAAACTGGTGATATGTGATGTCAGGCTTATTCAGATCACGTTTTAATCACATCGACTAGGCTGTCAGTAAAGTCAATTGAAAGCaaactgtggctgtgtgtgttcactccACTCTTTATTGCATAACAAAATCCTATTTCAAATTCAGTAAATGTCAGTGTTaacacaaacaattaatcagaTTCAAGGCCATACAGAAACTTCTATTCCCATCTGCTGATTCACTTTTAGTCAGATACAGGCACGATCTGTGCTCGATGAAAAGTAGAACATTTAGATTTACTTTCTTAGGCTGGGAGCACTCCCACCTCTTTGgtatttttgtatgtgtgagctgaagtgaaactgaGAGTCTTAATGTAGCAAATAAGCAAAGTACAGATTTAAGTGTTattgtttaaaaagaaattttGGCTTTTGTGGGATATATTTTCCTCTT of the Chelmon rostratus isolate fCheRos1 chromosome 16, fCheRos1.pri, whole genome shotgun sequence genome contains:
- the cpne4b gene encoding copine-4 gives rise to the protein MALTDCAGRPVVPGYGALYAPPMEPADYKLQLSGAPSSSSTPSFTQMCDCVFSMSNIYESAEATLGFISSPCLTKVELRVACRGISDRDALSKPDPCVVLKMQSHGQWFEVDRTEVIRSSSSPVFSKIFLVDYYFEEVQRLRFELHDISSGNNGLRDADFLGAMECTLGQIVSQRKLTKALLKQGNTAGKSSITVTAEELSGNDDYVELSFSARKLDDKDFFSKSDPFLEIFRINNDGTESLVHRTETVMNNLSPVWKSFKVSLNTLCSGDHDRELKCTVWDWDSNGKHDFIGEFQTTFKEVRAEQEGKQIQWECINPKYQLKKKNYRNSGVVILNHCKIIKMYSFLDYIMGGCQIQFTVAIDFTASNGDPRNSCSLHYIHPYQPNEYLKALVAVGEICQDYDSDKMFPAFGFGALIPPDFKVSHDFAVNFDEDNPECAGIQGVVEAYQNCLPKIQLYGPTNIAPIIQKVASSASEEMHTKEAMEYFILLILTDGVITDMADTREAIVHASHLPMSVIIVGVGNADFTDMQILDGDDGILRSPKGEPVLRDIVQFVPFKDFKHASPAALAKSVLAEVPNQVVDYYNAKGIKPKCMSDFESTRTFSP